The Bacteroidales bacterium nucleotide sequence TCAACTGGAACCAGGCACGTGCGTTTTGTGTCTGGCGCACCGCTTTATTCAACAACTATCTTCAGGCGAAAAAGCAGGCCGGACTCAACGATTTCCGTTTGCCCAGCGAAGCTGAGTGGGAATGGGCTGCACGTGGCGGCTACGAAGCCAACCCATTTCCGTGGGGAGGTCCTTACAGCAAAAATGAGAAAGGTTGCTTACTTGCCAACTTTAAACCTAATCGCGGAAACTATGTCGACGACGGCGGAACGACACCGGTTATTGTAGGGCATTATCAGGCTAACAGCTTTGGATTGTATGATATGTCGGGTAATGTGAGCGAATGGACACGCAGCGCTTTCGACAAAGCTGCCAACATTATTACCTGGGATCTTAATCCCGATTATGTTTACAATGCCAAACCCGAAGACCCTATCTCCATGAAGCGAAAAATAATAAAAGGCGGGTCGTGGAAAGATATCGAATACTATTTATTGGTTTCTACGCGTGATTACGAATATCAGGATACGGCTAAATCTTATGTTGGCTTCCGTTGTGTGCAGCCCTATCTTGGGCGCTCTAAAGGTGATAATCCTTCAAAAGCATCGAATGTTTATTAATCCCCCGATCATTTATCATCAATCTTTCACAAATAATAGAAAACACCACATTTTTTAAGCGATGAATACAGTGAACAAAAAAAACAAAACAGGATTTGCTAAATTTGAAGATGCCCTCGACAGTAGGTTCTTCAAACGTTTTATGGCGGTAGCCTATGGTTTAGGTGCATCTATTGTAATTACCGGGGCACTCTTCAAAATCACTCATATTCCGGGTGCTAATCAGGCGCTGTTTGTAGGTATGATTACCGAAGCCGTTATCTTTGCCTTATCAGCATTGCAAAAACCGCACGTGGAACCCGACTGGAGTAAAGTCCATCCGGAGTTGATTCCTGATTACCATAATGTGAAACCTGGCGAAGTGGTGCACTCCGAACCCAGACCCACTGCGAAAATTTATGGGCAATCCAACCAGCTGGATGTAATGCTACATGATGCCAATATCGACAGTGATCTTATTTCACGTCTGGGCTCAGGTTTGCGCAATCTGAGCGATACTACCGCGCGGATGAATGATATGACCAAAGTATCGGTGGCCAACGATGAGTATGTAAATAATTTGAAGAACGCTTCACAAGGTGCTTCCAGCCTTTCGAAATCTTATGGAAAAGCAGCCGAAGCCCTTGAGCGTGATCTGACAGTATCCAACGAATTTTCGCAAAATGTTCGCGGTGCTTCTCAGGCAGCCTCACAGCTCAAGCAAGTTTATGTGGATACCGGTACCTCGATGCGTGAGGATATTC carries:
- the gldL gene encoding gliding motility protein GldL; translation: MNKKNKTGFAKFEDALDSRFFKRFMAVAYGLGASIVITGALFKITHIPGANQALFVGMITEAVIFALSALQKPHVEPDWSKVHPELIPDYHNVKPGEVVHSEPRPTAKIYGQSNQLDVMLHDANIDSDLISRLGSGLRNLSDTTARMNDMTKVSVANDEYVNNLKNASQGASSLSKSYGKAAEALERDLTVSNEFSQNVRGASQAASQLKQVYVDTGTSMREDIQASQSLSQSIRSASQSASQLAENYRKSSDSILENIQQLHQSTDKNTQFNDQLKKLSQNLSSLNALYEMQLKTSEQQSNASAKLQITMTKFLDDIDRSAQQTNQYQNQMDSLTKKMSSLNNIYGNMLTAMNVK